The segment AGTAATTTCTAATTGAACATCTGTAGGCACAAGCAAGGTAGCATCCATATTGGAATAATCAGAGTAGAACGTCGATGTTTGATACGGTCGCTCTTTCACCCTTATATACAGTGTATCTCCTTTATGTGAAGTGGTGACATAATCCTCCAGTTTAGCTATTTTATCTAATGAACTATCCTGTCTGTATGTACCAAACAAGGAGACGTTTCTGTCATTCGTACCATCTACTTTAAGTTGCCCTATTCCGTCTCCTTCCACAACAACTCTATTGATATCATTGCTGATATTCTGTTCATATGCAGGAAGGTCCAGCGTTCTTTCTTCCTTCTTAATTTCATCCTGAATCAAGTCAATGAAGCCTGAAGTCTGAAGAAACACCATTATAATTCCGGCTGTACCCAATATGCCGACGATAAGAATACTAAATATGTCAAAATTCAGATAAGGTTTCTCCTGCTTGCTTAGAAATAGGTACAGCAGTATTTCTAAACCAAGAACTACAAGAATAACTGGCCACCAAAGCTTTAAAGCAGTTGTAATATCCCACTCTAAAATTTGCGATAGTAACAGGAATACACCAAGAAGCAATAGTGATAATCCCATCGAAAATGTTCCTACTCTCCAAGTCCTCATTCCGTATTTCTCCTCCCTTAATTAAGACAGATTTTACTGTCTATTATCTGTCTTTATCTTATTCTTATTGCCAGCAAGCACTCGCAAACCGCCGAAAATAAGGACGATGCAGACAACACCTGTTTGGAAGTAATGATAGAACAAAAATTGCAAGTCAATGCCAAGTAACAGCTGCAGTCTTGTTGAAAAGACTGGAAGCAGTATATTGACTGTCATATAGTAGAAGCCCACAAGGAGAAGGCCAATTCCGACCCATTTTTGATAGTTTGTTAAATAAGCTATCACTGGTGTATCCTCCAGCTCCGCTTCGCCTATTCTCGAAGCTTTCTGAAGTCCATCGAAAAAGCTGTAAAACCATATAATCGGTATTAAAAACAAGAAAATTCCTAAGTAAAGCTCATTGATTAAGAAGATTGCAAATAGGAAGGCAGCCATTAATTGCAGACCTCTTTGCTGCAAGCCTAAGTATAAATGACCTGCCCCTGGAAAAATGGAAAGGAATGTGGCAATGATTTTGCTTTTTTTCCCGTCTTCTCGATTTTGTTCAAAGTCTTGGAATATGGTCTGGTCAACAAGCTCCTCGCCATTTTGTTTTTTAACAAACTGCTGCATAACATCAAAAAATCCATATACCCAAATAACCGGAAGTATAGCCAGAAACAGCAGGAACTCTCCTGCTCCAGTTAGGAATGACACAAATAAAACCATGATAATTAACCCCAAAAAGGTGGATAACAGTGTTATACCGCGGTACATCAAGCCTAATTGTATATGTCCTAAACCAGGGATAAAGGATAGGACTATGGTATAGAAGCGCTGTGATTCAATTGTATTTACAAGCACTGTTTTGTCTTCCTGACCACCTGGCAGTACTTGTCTTTTAAAATACCTGCTTGTGGTTATAAAAGTATCCAGAATGCTGATGCAATAAATTAGAAGCCCTATAAAAACAAGCACGATAACAATTTCATCCATATATCCTGACATGCTTAGCAGTAATATGGAAAATACAGCAAGTCCGAAAACGGCAGCACCGTATAAAGAGCCTCTTATCCGCTTACCGATATAAAATAATCCACCTCCTGGAAAGAAAGCTAAAATAAATGCGACGATCGGGTTTTTCATTTTTTCTTTTCCTCCTTCGTACTTCCATCAAATGTATCGAGCCAAGAAAATGTCTTGTTAACAAAGCCTACTTTTACTTCTTCCTGTTTCATCGGCATTTCCGCCTTTTGGATGCTTTCCGTATGTTTGATAATCGATTGGAAAACACCAGTCGACATTAGAACCAGCGTTATGCTGGCAGCAAGTGCGTAGTGAAAGACAGAGGATTGGTAAAATGATTTTTTCTTTTTCGGTTGTAAAACAGGAATATCTGCTGCTTCTTCCTTTTCTTCTGAAATCTTCAGCATGATTTGATCTGTAAATGCCGCCACATCTGATATGGACGGAAGCTCAACTTCTTGTACTTCAACTGCTTGAACGTATAAATCAAGGCACTGATCACACCCATAAAGATGGTCTTCCATTTGTGTTCGTTTGCCTTCATCAAGCTCGTCCTTTGCGTATTCTAGCCATTGTTCAAAAGAATAGTGCGGTATCATAAGAAATCCTCCTCCTTCCAATGCTTCTTCAACCAAATCCTTGCCCGGTACAGTTTTGTTTCAATTGTCTTAACTTGAACATTTTGCTCTTCAGCTAATTGCTGGTAGCTCTTTTCTGCAATATAGTAACCGTATATAACATCGCGATAGTTGTCAGGAATATCATTAAGCTTTTCCCTTAACAGCTTGCGCTGCTGCCTTATTAAGACCTCTGCCACTACATTGTCTTTTTTCCCTGTATCAAGCTCAATTTGTTCTGTGATGTCTTCTTTCCTTCTTTGCTGTTTTCGCTTAACATCAATCGAATGATTGACTGCTATTCTCGTTATCCAAGTTTTAAACCCTTGGTTTTCGTATTTGGGGAGAGAGTAATAAATTTTGAGGAACACTTCTTGTGCAGCATCTTCCGCTTCCTTTTGATCCTTAAGAACGCTGTAAATGGTGCGAAATATGTCCTGGCGATATTTCTCAACTAGCAAGCGAAATGCATCATCATCTCCAAGCTTGACTAGTTCAATCAATTCTTGATCTGCTATTATTCTCTCCCCCCTTCTAAACAACTTCATATAATAGACGTTATTAAATACTCAACCCCTACACCAATGTTTTATTTTTTTCGAATAATATTATGTTACTGAAATAAACACTTTTTTATAGTACCATTTTTCCCTGCTGTTATTAGAAGTTTTTTTAACAATGAAACTATTATGGATAGTGACCGTATATTGATGGAGGCATTATTAAAAAGGAGGTTTTTTATTTAATGGTTTATTTATTATCACTACTCGCATTGACGCTTAATCCATTCGTTTGGAAGACATATTCCCGCAGCAAAGCTTTTTTATATACACAGCTGCTTCGTGTCATGGTAGGTGCCTTCATTATATTTGTTCTAACCTATTTCCAGCTTGTTGATTATTCTGTGCAAGCTGCAATAAAGTTTGGATTATTTTATGTAGCCCTGTTCTTTCTCGGGGATCTTCTGTATAAAAAGGCAAAGGGCTTCTACTATACTAGTTACCTTGGAATAGCCATGCTTCTTGCAAGTGCTTACTTCCAGTTTGCTTACCCATTTACTATTGCAAATGATAAGTATGACTTCGTGGCAGCAAAAGCAACGATTGCCCAAAACAAAGAAGAATCGACAGATGAGCAGCATATTGCAGTTGTACCGGAGAAATACGCTCGGTACCGAAGCGAAAAGAAACTAGGCGAGCTTTCTCATGCTTCCTACTATGATTTAGGACATTCAACTTTGCAAAAAATTGACGATCATCTTTATTGGGTAACACCAATTGAATACACTGGCTTTTTTAAATGGATGAAGAACCAGCCTGTTCCTGGCTTCATTAAAATGAGTGCAGAGGATGAAAATAAAGATGCAGTGTTAGTCAAATCGGAAATGACATATGTTCCATCTGCTTATTTCAACGAAGACTTAAAGCGTCTTGTAAGAAAAACGCATAAGGATCACGTCCTGCTGGAAGCAAGCTTTGAGCCAGACGATAACGATAAGCCGTATTATGTTGTGCCATACGGGGATTACAACAAATTCAGGCAGATTGTTGATGTAAAGGGTATTTATATTATTGATCCGGCAAATGGCGAAATTAAGGACTATAAAATGAACGAAATCCCTGATTTCATCGATCATGTTATCCCAACAAGTGTAGCAGAGGATTGGAATGAGTGGTATGGCAAATATATACACGGTTTCTGGAATACCATCTTCTCTAAGGAAGATATTAAGGTACCGACTGAATGGGAAGATATTGATGAAGTAAATGGTGTATTCAATAAGGATCTTGCCTTAAATTGGTTTACTGATTTCACTCGACCGAACTCAGACAGCGGAAGCATGGTAGGCTATTCACTAATCAATGCAAGATCTGGAAAGCTTACATTCTATGAAGAAGCAAATGGTTCCTTAAATGGAAAATCTGCCATTAATGTAGCTGAAAAGACATTTAGAGCGGAGAAATATGAGGCTGGCACCCCTATCCTTTATACGATATATGGTCAGTTCACATGGGTAGTTCCACTTATGGACTCTAACAGCGTGTTAAGACAAATCGTACTTGTTAATGCGAAGGATGAGAAGATCTACAGCTACAGCAATGAAAAATCAAAGCTATTCAATGACTATAAATATGCCATTGCCACATTGTTAAAGGATGACAACACAGTTCCTAATAATATAGCAGATTTAAAGGACTTGAATGGAAAAATCAGCTATGTTTATAAATCTGAAATGGAAGGAAGCACAGTCGTCCGTTTTATGGTTGAAGGCGATAAGCGGATATTCCAAGTTTCATCTAATGACTTCCCATACAGCATCTTCCTTGATAAAGGGATGGATGTGAATGTTAAGTTTATTGATACAGAAGAAACAGTTGTTACCGTACAAGAACTTGTTATAGATGGTTTTAAATAAACCTTTCAGCAAAGGAGCCTGCTTAACAGAACAGTGGCTCCTTTGCCTTTTTTTTAAAGCTTGGCATTAAGGAACAAGTATACTTTTCGGCTTGCATATACTAACATAGAAACTGGGAATATTTATCATAATGTAAAAGGAGAATGCTTTTGTATACGCTATTGATCGCTTCTTATTTATTGGGATCTATTCCAGCTGCCATTATAATTGGAAAGATTTTTTTTGGCATTGATATTAGAAAGCATGGCAGCTTAAATCCTGGAGCAACTAACTCGATTCGCGTGCTTGGCAAAAAGGCAGGTCTTGCCGTTCTCATCTTTGATATCGGCAAAGGCTCGCTCGCTGCAGCGCTCCCGCTCCTTCTTCACCAGGATATCGATCCAATTTATACTGG is part of the Niallia taxi genome and harbors:
- a CDS encoding anti-sigma factor, encoding MIPHYSFEQWLEYAKDELDEGKRTQMEDHLYGCDQCLDLYVQAVEVQEVELPSISDVAAFTDQIMLKISEEKEEAADIPVLQPKKKKSFYQSSVFHYALAASITLVLMSTGVFQSIIKHTESIQKAEMPMKQEEVKVGFVNKTFSWLDTFDGSTKEEKKK
- a CDS encoding RNA polymerase sigma factor; the encoded protein is MKLFRRGERIIADQELIELVKLGDDDAFRLLVEKYRQDIFRTIYSVLKDQKEAEDAAQEVFLKIYYSLPKYENQGFKTWITRIAVNHSIDVKRKQQRRKEDITEQIELDTGKKDNVVAEVLIRQQRKLLREKLNDIPDNYRDVIYGYYIAEKSYQQLAEEQNVQVKTIETKLYRARIWLKKHWKEEDFL